In the Bradyrhizobium guangzhouense genome, one interval contains:
- a CDS encoding GlsB/YeaQ/YmgE family stress response membrane protein, with protein MSMGGLLWIIIVGFIAGLIARFLAPGPNNPSGFILTTILGIVGAFLATFIGQAIGHYGPDQGAGFIMATIGAVVVLFIWHRLVASGVIKG; from the coding sequence ATGAGCATGGGCGGCCTGTTGTGGATCATCATCGTCGGCTTCATCGCCGGCCTCATCGCGCGTTTTCTGGCACCGGGACCGAACAATCCGAGCGGCTTCATCCTCACCACCATCCTCGGCATCGTCGGCGCGTTTCTGGCGACCTTCATTGGCCAGGCCATCGGCCATTACGGCCCGGATCAGGGCGCGGGCTTCATCATGGCCACGATCGGCGCGGTGGTGGTGCTGTTCATCTGGCACCGGCTGGTCGCGAGCGGCGTGATCAAGGGGTGA
- a CDS encoding YidB family protein, translating to MGLLDVLNGMQNGPRGPSTPSSQSSSSGMSPMTMAILGLLAWKAFKHMTAGQPNAAPQSAPAPVPPPANAGPGGGLGGALGGGGGLGDVLKGGLGGLLAGGAAGSVLSGGLGDLLNQLQQGGHGETANSWVGKGENKAIAPGDLANALGADQIQSLSAQSGLSRDELLSGLSQYLPQVVDHLTPDGRLPTENELSGRI from the coding sequence ATGGGTCTACTCGACGTCCTCAACGGCATGCAGAACGGTCCCCGCGGCCCGAGCACGCCGAGCTCCCAATCATCCTCCAGCGGCATGTCGCCGATGACCATGGCGATCCTCGGCCTGCTCGCCTGGAAGGCATTCAAGCATATGACCGCAGGCCAGCCGAACGCCGCGCCGCAATCGGCGCCGGCCCCCGTGCCGCCGCCCGCGAATGCGGGGCCTGGTGGTGGTCTTGGCGGTGCGCTTGGCGGCGGTGGCGGTCTCGGTGACGTCCTCAAGGGCGGCCTCGGCGGCCTGCTCGCGGGCGGCGCGGCGGGCTCCGTGCTCAGCGGCGGCCTCGGCGACCTCCTCAACCAGCTGCAGCAGGGCGGCCATGGCGAGACCGCAAATAGTTGGGTCGGCAAGGGCGAGAACAAGGCGATCGCACCCGGCGATCTCGCCAATGCGCTCGGTGCTGACCAGATCCAGAGCCTGTCGGCGCAAAGCGGCCTGTCGCGTGACGAGCTGCTCTCCGGCCTCAGCCAGTACCTGCCGCAGGTGGTCGATCATTTGACGCCGGACGGACGGCTGCCGACCGAGAACGAGCTCTCGGGACGAATTTAA
- a CDS encoding amidohydrolase/deacetylase family metallohydrolase, translating to MPFDLILRGGRVVDPSQKLDAVTDVAFSGGKVAAVGSALKADPATQVRDVSQFIVTPGLIDLHTHVYWGGTSLGIDAEEFCRKSGVTTSVDTGSAGPGNFAGFRKHVIEPSQVRILAYLHVSHAGIFGFSQRIMVGESEELRLMNPIEAAKVADANRDVIVGIKVRVGLHSSGTSGAVPLDIALQVADEVGMPLMAHIDHPPPTYEEVLARLRPGDVLTHAFRPFPNSPATAQGTVKKAVLDARERGVLFDIGHGKGSFAFKTARAMLANGFYPDTISSDIHQLCIDGPAFDQVTTMSKFLCMGMPLSDVIKASTENAAMALRRPELGSLKPGSVGDATLVTVRDGQFDYEDVVGEHLVGAKKIVSEGVVIGGRWWHPN from the coding sequence ATGCCTTTCGATTTGATTCTGCGCGGCGGGCGGGTCGTCGACCCCTCGCAGAAGCTCGATGCCGTGACGGATGTCGCGTTTTCGGGTGGCAAGGTCGCCGCGGTCGGCTCCGCCCTCAAGGCGGATCCGGCAACCCAAGTGCGCGATGTCTCCCAGTTCATCGTGACGCCGGGGCTGATCGATCTCCACACCCATGTCTATTGGGGTGGCACCTCGCTCGGCATCGATGCCGAGGAGTTCTGCCGCAAGTCCGGCGTCACCACCTCGGTCGACACCGGCAGCGCCGGCCCCGGCAATTTCGCCGGCTTCCGCAAGCATGTGATCGAGCCGAGCCAGGTCCGCATTCTCGCCTATCTGCATGTCTCCCACGCCGGCATTTTCGGTTTCTCGCAGCGGATCATGGTCGGCGAGAGCGAGGAATTGCGGCTGATGAACCCGATCGAGGCGGCCAAGGTGGCGGATGCCAACCGCGACGTCATCGTCGGCATCAAGGTACGCGTCGGGCTGCACTCTTCGGGCACCTCGGGCGCCGTGCCGCTCGACATCGCACTCCAGGTTGCCGATGAGGTCGGCATGCCCCTGATGGCCCATATCGACCATCCGCCGCCGACCTATGAAGAGGTGCTCGCCCGCCTTCGCCCCGGCGACGTGCTCACCCATGCCTTCCGGCCCTTCCCGAACTCGCCGGCGACCGCGCAGGGCACGGTGAAGAAGGCGGTGCTGGACGCGCGCGAACGCGGCGTGCTGTTCGACATCGGCCACGGCAAGGGCTCGTTCGCGTTCAAGACCGCGCGCGCCATGCTCGCCAACGGCTTCTATCCCGACACCATCTCCTCGGACATCCATCAGCTCTGCATCGACGGCCCGGCCTTCGATCAGGTGACGACCATGTCGAAATTTTTGTGCATGGGCATGCCGCTGTCGGACGTGATCAAGGCCTCGACCGAAAATGCCGCGATGGCGCTGCGGCGCCCCGAACTCGGCAGCCTCAAGCCCGGCAGTGTCGGCGATGCCACGCTTGTCACGGTGAGGGACGGCCAGTTCGACTATGAGGACGTCGTCGGCGAGCACCTCGTCGGTGCCAAGAAGATCGTCTCCGAAGGCGTCGTCATCGGCGGCCGCTGGTGGCATCCGAACTGA
- a CDS encoding AMP-binding protein, which produces MLLPLSDVPRWYAQRKPEGTVAVQHGQDRLTWDQLERGANKRARAFAAKGVKPGDFVAIGLPNGNSFFETTFAVWKCGATPTSLSWRLPRGEAAAVLDILKPALVVGGETDWNAANRLPADFVPEGFSDEQIDPPVARYWKAMTSGGSTGRPKVILDHHPAVIDIALPLPLNIPSNASLLNPGPLYHNAPFILSHYALFGGGKLTGLVKFDAEETLRLIERERVQWVNFVPTMMHRIWALPESVRNAYDVSSLQTVFHMAAPMPPWLKENWIAWLGPDRVWELYGGTERQGSCIISGTEWLTHKGSVGKIGEMAKLRIIGEDGNDVAPGETGEIYFLNNDGKDATYHYLGAEPKRRADGWESLGDIGRLDAEGYLYLGDRLADMVLRGGANIYPAEVEAAVSECPGVRSCVVVGLPDAEFGQRVHAIIELEANADGQAVADGMGDFLKDRLSRYKHPESFEIVGTPPRDDSGKVRRTLLRDERAAWIKEGRAFRIVPAKARSHAE; this is translated from the coding sequence ATGCTGCTGCCTCTGTCCGATGTGCCGCGCTGGTATGCGCAACGCAAACCCGAGGGCACGGTCGCCGTCCAGCATGGGCAGGACAGGTTGACATGGGACCAGCTCGAGCGCGGAGCCAACAAGCGCGCGCGGGCGTTTGCGGCCAAGGGCGTCAAGCCTGGCGATTTTGTCGCGATCGGGTTGCCAAACGGCAATTCATTTTTCGAGACCACGTTTGCCGTGTGGAAATGCGGGGCAACGCCGACCTCGCTGTCATGGCGGCTGCCGCGCGGCGAAGCCGCAGCCGTGCTCGACATCCTGAAGCCGGCGCTGGTGGTCGGCGGCGAGACCGACTGGAACGCGGCGAACCGGCTGCCCGCGGATTTCGTGCCGGAAGGTTTTTCCGACGAGCAGATCGACCCGCCCGTGGCGCGCTATTGGAAGGCCATGACTTCAGGCGGCTCGACCGGCCGCCCAAAGGTGATTCTCGATCACCACCCTGCGGTCATCGACATCGCTCTGCCTCTGCCGCTCAATATCCCGTCCAACGCATCCTTGCTCAATCCCGGTCCGCTCTACCACAATGCGCCATTCATCCTGTCGCACTATGCGCTGTTCGGCGGCGGCAAGCTCACGGGCCTCGTCAAGTTCGACGCCGAGGAGACGCTCCGTCTGATCGAACGCGAGCGCGTGCAATGGGTCAATTTCGTGCCGACCATGATGCACCGGATCTGGGCGCTGCCGGAGAGCGTGCGCAATGCCTATGATGTGTCGAGCCTTCAGACCGTGTTTCACATGGCGGCTCCGATGCCGCCCTGGCTGAAGGAGAACTGGATCGCCTGGCTCGGGCCTGACAGGGTCTGGGAGCTCTATGGCGGCACCGAGCGGCAGGGCTCCTGCATCATATCAGGCACCGAGTGGCTGACGCACAAGGGCTCGGTCGGCAAGATCGGCGAGATGGCCAAGCTCCGTATCATCGGCGAGGACGGCAACGACGTCGCGCCGGGCGAGACCGGCGAGATCTACTTCCTCAACAATGACGGCAAGGATGCCACCTATCACTATCTCGGCGCCGAGCCGAAGCGTCGCGCCGACGGCTGGGAGTCGCTCGGCGATATCGGCAGGCTGGACGCTGAAGGCTATCTCTATCTCGGCGACCGTCTCGCCGACATGGTGCTGCGTGGCGGCGCCAACATCTATCCGGCCGAGGTCGAGGCCGCAGTGTCCGAGTGTCCGGGCGTGCGCTCCTGCGTGGTGGTGGGATTGCCCGATGCGGAATTCGGCCAGCGCGTGCACGCCATCATCGAGCTGGAGGCCAATGCCGATGGCCAGGCCGTCGCGGACGGCATGGGTGATTTCCTGAAAGACCGGCTCAGCCGCTACAAGCATCCGGAGAGTTTCGAGATCGTCGGCACGCCGCCGCGCGATGATTCCGGAAAGGTCCGTCGCACCTTGTTGCGCGACGAGCGCGCGGCTTGGATCAAGGAAGGCCGCGCTTTCCGCATCGTGCCGGCGAAGGCGCGCTCGCACGCCGAATAG
- a CDS encoding SDR family NAD(P)-dependent oxidoreductase: protein MAKDSLCAIVTGSASGLGAATAEILAATGARLVINYSSSKTEAEATAELCRKAGAAEVLVAQGDVSKDDDCRRIVAAASGWGKLDILVNNAGTTKHVAHGNLDGLSAEDFQRLYGVNTIGPFQMVRAARSLLEAGANASGRPSAVVNISSVAGISGVGSSIAYAASKGALNTMTLSLSRALAPLIRVNTVCPGYIDTPWFTKGRGEEQAKQVRDSVVAKVPLKVASSADDIAQLVCFLAMPASSNMTGEVVRMDAGMHLVT, encoded by the coding sequence ATGGCCAAGGACAGTTTGTGCGCAATCGTGACGGGGTCCGCATCCGGCCTTGGTGCCGCGACCGCGGAAATTCTCGCAGCGACCGGGGCGCGGCTCGTCATCAACTATTCGTCGAGCAAGACCGAGGCCGAGGCCACCGCAGAACTCTGCCGCAAGGCGGGTGCGGCTGAAGTGCTGGTTGCGCAGGGCGACGTCTCGAAGGATGACGATTGCCGCAGGATCGTCGCGGCCGCGAGCGGCTGGGGCAAGCTCGACATCCTGGTCAACAATGCCGGCACCACCAAGCATGTCGCCCACGGCAATCTCGACGGATTGTCGGCGGAGGATTTCCAGCGGCTCTACGGCGTCAACACCATCGGTCCGTTCCAGATGGTGCGCGCGGCGCGCAGCCTGCTCGAAGCCGGCGCGAACGCGTCGGGGCGCCCATCGGCCGTGGTCAACATTTCTTCCGTCGCCGGCATCAGCGGCGTCGGCTCGTCGATTGCGTATGCCGCAAGCAAGGGCGCGCTCAACACCATGACGCTGTCGCTCTCGCGCGCGCTGGCGCCCTTGATCCGCGTCAACACGGTTTGCCCCGGCTACATCGACACGCCCTGGTTCACCAAGGGCCGCGGCGAGGAACAGGCAAAGCAGGTGCGCGACAGCGTGGTCGCGAAGGTGCCGCTGAAGGTCGCCTCTTCAGCCGACGACATCGCGCAGCTCGTCTGCTTCCTGGCAATGCCGGCCTCCAGCAACATGACCGGCGAGGTCGTGCGCATGGACGCGGGGATGCATTTGGTTACGTGA
- a CDS encoding alpha/beta hydrolase family protein, whose product MAVKTQELKLDIERIGPVSAILMQPANARACYVLAHGAGTDMRHASMDKIALGLSERGIATFRFNFPYMENKQGRPDQPAVAHATIRAAVEEGARLCPGLKLIAGGKSFGGRMTSQAEAKAPLPNVKGLAFLGFPLHADKKPSIERAEHLARVEIPMLFLQGTRDGLADLGLLKPVLAKLGTRAMLHEIEGADHSFAVLKKSGRTNDEALAEVLDTLATWIDQLA is encoded by the coding sequence GTGGCTGTCAAAACGCAAGAGCTCAAGCTCGACATCGAACGCATCGGCCCGGTCTCCGCGATCCTGATGCAGCCGGCCAATGCGCGCGCCTGCTACGTGCTGGCGCATGGCGCGGGGACCGACATGCGGCATGCTTCGATGGACAAGATTGCGCTAGGCCTCTCGGAGCGCGGCATCGCGACGTTCCGCTTCAATTTTCCCTACATGGAAAACAAGCAGGGCCGTCCCGATCAGCCGGCGGTCGCGCATGCCACGATCCGTGCCGCGGTCGAGGAGGGTGCGCGGCTCTGTCCGGGATTGAAGCTGATCGCGGGCGGTAAGTCGTTCGGCGGGCGAATGACGTCGCAGGCGGAAGCGAAGGCTCCTCTCCCGAATGTGAAGGGGCTCGCCTTTCTCGGCTTTCCCCTGCACGCAGACAAAAAGCCGTCAATAGAGCGCGCCGAGCATCTTGCCCGCGTCGAGATCCCGATGTTGTTCCTGCAAGGGACGCGAGACGGGCTCGCCGATCTCGGCCTCTTGAAGCCCGTGCTGGCGAAGCTCGGGACGAGGGCGATGCTGCATGAGATCGAAGGCGCCGATCATTCCTTCGCGGTGCTGAAGAAGTCCGGCCGCACCAACGATGAGGCGCTTGCAGAAGTCCTCGACACGCTCGCGACCTGGATTGATCAACTCGCCTGA
- a CDS encoding IS110 family transposase: protein MSGKHVIGIDVGKSWLDVAVEGCERVRRHGNDAASIAALIEQFDPAEDIVVFERTGGWERNLEAALADKMIPWAVVHSQRVKAFRQVRGIKAKTDRIDARLLRDYGRDRLGELRLGRREDVTLDCLMARQRQLKAMRHAEACRLATAPLDAVRSSIEDVIVHLDKALAAIAVELARHEDEHPDLAFKEEVLCHQIGVAEQTARGLLALLPELGGLGCKEITSLGGLAPRVHESGSIRKRRGLAPGRTSIKVVLFNPARTAMRFDPQIKEFCSRLRARGKPGKVIMVAVMRKMLVRLNAQLRDAIAKAPAAAAAR from the coding sequence ATGAGCGGCAAGCATGTAATTGGAATTGATGTCGGCAAATCCTGGCTGGACGTGGCAGTGGAAGGCTGCGAGCGAGTGCGGCGGCATGGCAATGATGCAGCCTCGATCGCCGCTCTAATTGAGCAGTTCGATCCTGCTGAGGATATTGTGGTGTTCGAGCGCACCGGTGGCTGGGAACGGAACCTGGAAGCCGCGTTGGCGGACAAGATGATCCCGTGGGCTGTCGTTCACTCGCAGCGGGTCAAAGCCTTCCGCCAGGTACGGGGCATCAAGGCCAAAACGGACCGGATTGACGCGCGGTTGCTGCGAGATTATGGGCGCGATCGCTTGGGTGAGCTGCGCCTGGGCCGTCGGGAAGATGTCACGCTGGATTGCCTGATGGCGCGACAGCGGCAGCTCAAGGCCATGCGGCATGCGGAGGCCTGCCGCCTAGCAACCGCGCCACTGGACGCGGTCCGCAGCTCGATCGAGGATGTGATCGTTCATCTGGATAAGGCCCTCGCAGCAATTGCTGTCGAGCTTGCCCGGCACGAGGACGAACACCCGGATCTGGCCTTCAAAGAAGAGGTTCTGTGTCACCAGATCGGCGTTGCCGAACAGACCGCACGCGGTCTGCTGGCGCTGCTTCCCGAACTTGGCGGGCTCGGCTGCAAGGAGATTACATCGCTTGGCGGCTTGGCTCCCCGCGTTCACGAGAGCGGGAGCATACGCAAGCGCCGCGGACTGGCGCCTGGGCGCACGTCAATCAAGGTGGTCTTGTTCAACCCGGCGCGCACGGCAATGCGGTTCGATCCGCAGATCAAGGAGTTCTGTAGCCGGCTGCGGGCACGGGGCAAGCCTGGCAAGGTGATTATGGTCGCCGTGATGCGCAAGATGCTGGTGCGGCTGAACGCTCAGTTGCGGGACGCGATCGCAAAGGCTCCCGCTGCAGCCGCAGCACGCTGA
- a CDS encoding acyl-CoA dehydrogenase family protein: MAESDNIVVETAEKIFADLADPQTINNDKKGSWQAPLWRALSEAGLPLSWVPDDLGGSGASLADGFALLNAAGRFAVAVPLAETMLAGWLLAQARIASPEGEMTVLPASPRDRITVDADGALSGRCRGVPFAKAAKHFALLAHARDGVSIALVDASKARTESGLNVGYDHSDTVTLDKVQPVTIKAAPKGLDQTAMMLMGGVARSLQIAGALESMLDISVRYSNERVAFEKKISKFQAVQHNLARLAGESAAALAAATSAADAIANAKSFDDAVYLEAAAAKIRCAEAAEKGGGIAHQVHGAIGFTIEHILHRYSLRALAWRDDFGSESYWAVELGKLVASRGADELWPLVASR, translated from the coding sequence GTGGCGGAGAGTGACAATATCGTCGTCGAGACCGCGGAAAAAATCTTCGCCGATCTCGCCGATCCGCAAACCATCAACAACGACAAGAAGGGTTCGTGGCAGGCGCCGCTGTGGCGGGCGCTCAGCGAAGCCGGCTTGCCCTTGTCGTGGGTGCCTGACGATCTCGGCGGCTCCGGCGCGAGCCTTGCCGACGGCTTTGCCTTGCTGAACGCCGCCGGCCGCTTCGCGGTCGCGGTTCCCCTGGCCGAAACAATGCTCGCAGGCTGGCTGCTCGCGCAGGCAAGGATCGCCTCGCCCGAAGGCGAGATGACGGTGCTGCCGGCTTCGCCAAGGGATCGCATCACTGTCGATGCCGATGGCGCCCTCTCCGGCCGCTGCCGCGGCGTGCCCTTTGCGAAAGCGGCGAAGCATTTTGCACTGCTGGCGCACGCCAGGGACGGCGTTTCGATTGCGCTGGTCGATGCGAGCAAGGCGCGGACCGAATCCGGCCTCAATGTCGGCTACGACCACAGCGACACCGTGACGCTCGACAAGGTCCAGCCTGTCACCATCAAGGCCGCGCCAAAGGGCCTTGACCAGACCGCAATGATGCTGATGGGCGGCGTCGCACGCAGCCTGCAGATTGCGGGCGCGCTGGAATCGATGCTCGACATCTCCGTGCGCTATTCCAACGAGCGCGTCGCCTTCGAGAAGAAGATCTCGAAATTCCAGGCGGTGCAGCACAATCTCGCCCGCCTCGCCGGCGAATCCGCCGCGGCACTTGCCGCCGCGACATCCGCCGCCGATGCCATCGCCAACGCGAAGAGCTTCGACGACGCGGTCTATCTCGAAGCCGCCGCGGCGAAGATCCGCTGCGCAGAGGCTGCGGAAAAGGGCGGTGGCATCGCGCACCAGGTTCACGGCGCGATCGGCTTCACCATCGAGCACATCCTGCATCGCTACTCGCTGCGGGCGCTGGCCTGGCGCGACGATTTCGGCTCGGAGAGCTACTGGGCGGTCGAGCTCGGCAAGCTGGTCGCGAGCCGTGGCGCCGACGAATTGTGGCCGCTCGTGGCTTCGCGCTGA
- a CDS encoding acyl-CoA dehydrogenase family protein has protein sequence MSYRSSWMTEELDVFRDQFRKYLAKDLAPHAEKWREQKMVDRFAWRGLGEMGALLASVPEEYGGLGATFAYDAAVLEDLETTVPELTTGVSVHSAIVAHYILNYGSEEQKKRWLPKMASGEMVGAIAMTEPGTGSDLQAVKTTAKKQGNSYVINGQKTFITNGQAADLVIVVARTGEAGAKGISLIVVETDGADGYKRGRNLDKIGLHASDTSELFFDNVTVPPENLLGKEEGQGFVQLMQQLPQERLALAVGAVAAMERAVKLTVDYTKERTAFGKPLMDFQNTAFTLAERKTEAMIARVFVDWCIERLVAKDLDTITASMAKYWCSDKQVQTADECLQLFGGYGYMQEYPISRIFIDSRIQKIYGGTNEIMKLLIARSL, from the coding sequence ATGTCCTACCGTTCCTCCTGGATGACCGAAGAGCTCGACGTCTTCCGCGACCAGTTCCGGAAATATCTCGCCAAGGATCTGGCGCCGCACGCCGAAAAATGGCGCGAGCAGAAGATGGTCGACCGCTTCGCCTGGCGCGGGCTCGGCGAGATGGGCGCATTGCTGGCGAGCGTGCCGGAGGAATATGGCGGGCTGGGCGCGACCTTCGCCTATGACGCCGCCGTGCTCGAGGATCTCGAAACCACGGTGCCGGAGCTGACGACCGGCGTCTCCGTGCACAGCGCCATCGTCGCCCATTACATCCTCAATTACGGCTCGGAGGAGCAGAAGAAGCGCTGGCTGCCGAAAATGGCGTCAGGCGAGATGGTCGGCGCCATCGCCATGACCGAGCCAGGCACCGGCTCGGACTTGCAAGCGGTCAAGACCACCGCGAAGAAGCAGGGCAATTCCTACGTGATCAACGGCCAGAAGACTTTTATCACCAACGGCCAGGCCGCCGACCTCGTCATCGTGGTCGCGCGCACCGGCGAAGCGGGCGCGAAGGGCATCTCACTGATCGTGGTCGAGACCGATGGTGCCGATGGCTACAAGCGCGGACGCAACCTCGACAAGATCGGCCTGCACGCCTCCGACACGTCGGAACTGTTCTTCGACAATGTCACCGTGCCGCCGGAGAACCTGCTCGGCAAGGAGGAAGGCCAGGGCTTTGTCCAGCTAATGCAGCAGCTGCCGCAGGAGCGCCTCGCGCTCGCGGTCGGCGCCGTCGCCGCGATGGAGCGCGCGGTCAAGCTCACCGTCGATTACACCAAGGAGCGGACGGCGTTCGGCAAGCCGTTGATGGATTTCCAGAACACCGCCTTCACGCTGGCCGAGCGCAAGACCGAGGCGATGATCGCGCGCGTCTTCGTCGACTGGTGCATCGAGCGCCTGGTCGCGAAGGATCTCGACACCATCACCGCGTCGATGGCGAAATATTGGTGTTCGGACAAACAGGTGCAGACCGCCGACGAATGCCTCCAGCTGTTCGGTGGCTACGGCTACATGCAGGAATATCCGATCTCCCGCATCTTCATCGATTCCCGCATCCAGAAGATCTATGGCGGTACCAACGAGATCATGAAACTCTTGATCGCGCGGTCGCTCTAA
- a CDS encoding ketopantoate reductase family protein gives MRICIFGAGAVGSHLAVRLARAGHEVSCVMRGAHLEAVRANGLKLRVGDSEVSAKVNASGDAAQLGPQDVVISTLKATALTGLVSSIKPLLQDDTAIVFAQNGIPWWYGIGLPPRHPTPPDISFLDPGGRLRACIPKERIIGGVIFSSNEVTAPGVVQNLTPDRNRLLIGECDDRNCERITKLRGVFNDARLESPPVAEIREAIWSKLLTNMSLSVLCLLTGQTARGVRDDPAFTEVIPRMLNEANDIAQHFIPEVKRATRSGPAPNHKPSLLQDYELGRAMEIDVLVRAPAAFARTAGLSTPTLDLIAALAIQKARDKGLYSA, from the coding sequence ATGCGCATCTGCATTTTCGGCGCGGGCGCCGTCGGCAGCCATCTCGCGGTCAGGCTCGCCCGCGCCGGCCACGAGGTCTCGTGCGTCATGAGGGGCGCGCATCTGGAGGCGGTCCGCGCCAATGGCCTGAAGTTGCGTGTCGGTGATTCCGAGGTTTCGGCCAAGGTGAACGCCTCGGGCGATGCGGCCCAGCTCGGCCCCCAGGATGTGGTGATCTCGACGCTGAAGGCCACCGCATTGACCGGGCTGGTCTCCAGCATCAAGCCGCTGCTCCAGGACGACACCGCCATCGTGTTCGCGCAGAACGGCATTCCCTGGTGGTACGGTATCGGCCTGCCGCCGCGGCACCCGACGCCGCCGGACATTTCCTTCCTCGATCCGGGCGGGCGCCTGCGCGCCTGCATCCCGAAGGAGCGAATCATCGGCGGCGTCATCTTCTCCTCCAACGAGGTGACGGCGCCTGGCGTGGTGCAGAATCTGACGCCGGACCGTAACCGCCTCCTGATCGGCGAATGCGACGACCGCAATTGCGAGCGGATCACAAAGCTCCGTGGCGTCTTCAACGATGCGCGGCTGGAATCGCCGCCGGTGGCCGAGATTCGCGAGGCGATCTGGTCAAAGCTGCTGACCAACATGTCCCTTTCGGTTTTGTGCCTGCTGACGGGCCAGACGGCGCGCGGTGTCCGCGACGACCCCGCCTTCACGGAGGTCATTCCGCGGATGCTGAACGAGGCCAACGACATCGCGCAGCACTTCATCCCCGAGGTCAAGCGCGCGACGCGGAGTGGGCCCGCCCCCAATCACAAGCCGTCGCTGCTGCAGGATTACGAGCTCGGCCGCGCCATGGAAATCGACGTGCTGGTGAGGGCGCCCGCCGCCTTCGCGCGCACCGCCGGCCTGTCGACGCCGACGCTCGATCTGATCGCCGCGCTCGCGATTCAGAAGGCGCGCGACAAGGGGCTCTACTCCGCGTGA
- a CDS encoding 2-dehydropantoate 2-reductase: protein MVTGRPIVVAGAGAIGCFVGGRLAAADRRVALLVRPRVKTEIERFGLKLTDFDGAETKLGAGQLALSEDPAIFHSAGIVLVTVKSADTADVADQIAQHAPQDAVIVSLQNGVGNVSVLQQRLGGRRVLAGMVPFNVVAMGEGRFHRSSSGDIHLGEDADNTAAALSVPGLTIRASRDITGVQWGKLIINLNNALSALSDMPLAAQLASRDWRRLFADQMAEGLAVLKAAGITPASATPIPPNWMPTLLRLPDMIFNAILGRTMKIDPEARSSMWQDLKQGRKTEIDYLQGAVIALAGKNNVDVPLMRRIAALIKEAETSGEGPPRLSPQQIRGVV from the coding sequence GTGGTGACGGGTCGACCGATCGTGGTGGCGGGCGCGGGCGCCATCGGCTGTTTTGTCGGCGGGCGGCTGGCGGCCGCCGATCGCCGGGTGGCATTGCTGGTGCGGCCGCGGGTGAAGACCGAGATCGAGCGGTTCGGCCTGAAGCTGACGGATTTCGACGGCGCCGAGACAAAGCTGGGTGCGGGCCAACTGGCGTTGTCGGAGGATCCTGCGATCTTCCACAGCGCCGGCATCGTGCTCGTCACGGTCAAGAGCGCCGACACGGCTGATGTCGCGGACCAGATCGCACAGCACGCGCCGCAGGATGCCGTGATCGTGTCGTTGCAGAATGGCGTCGGCAATGTCTCCGTGTTGCAGCAGCGGCTCGGCGGCCGCCGCGTGCTCGCCGGCATGGTGCCGTTCAATGTGGTCGCGATGGGCGAGGGGCGTTTCCACCGCTCGAGCTCCGGCGACATTCATCTCGGCGAGGACGCGGACAATACGGCCGCGGCGCTCTCGGTGCCCGGCCTCACCATCCGCGCGAGCCGCGACATCACGGGCGTGCAATGGGGCAAGCTGATCATCAATCTGAACAACGCGCTGAGCGCGCTGTCCGACATGCCGCTCGCGGCCCAACTGGCAAGCCGCGACTGGCGCCGGCTGTTCGCCGACCAGATGGCTGAAGGCCTCGCCGTGCTCAAGGCCGCCGGCATCACGCCGGCCTCGGCGACACCGATTCCGCCGAACTGGATGCCGACCCTGCTGCGATTGCCCGACATGATCTTCAACGCGATCCTCGGGCGCACGATGAAGATCGATCCGGAGGCGCGGTCCTCGATGTGGCAGGATCTGAAGCAGGGCCGCAAGACCGAGATCGACTATCTCCAGGGCGCGGTCATCGCGCTCGCCGGGAAAAACAACGTCGATGTGCCGCTGATGCGCCGCATTGCTGCGCTGATCAAGGAGGCGGAAACCTCGGGCGAGGGCCCGCCGCGACTCTCGCCGCAGCAGATTCGCGGTGTGGTTTGA